The window CAATGGAAACCACAGGCCAAAACTTTAGTTCAAGACTATTTATATCCCCAAACAATAACATAAAGGGCAGAAAAAATACTGCTCCAATAAATGCTTGAGCAAAAGCAAGAAAAAAAGGATGAAAAGTTGCGCTTAAGTACCTAGCTAAAATAATATAACCAGATGCAGTTATCATTGCTATAAATTCTAATAAATTACCTAAAAAAGGACTAGGACTATGCATATTAACATCACTTGCCATGGTCAGTAATACAACTCCTGATATAGCTAATAAAAAACCAAAAATTGTATTGAAATTAACTTTTTCTTTTAAAGTAAAACAAGCTAAAATTGCAACCATCAAAGGTAATGTAGAAACAATAAGAGATGCCTGCCCAGCAGAAGTGTATTTTAAAGCAAATCCTTCAAATAAAAAATAGAGACATGGTTCAAAAAAACACATTAAAAGTATAAGCTTAACCTGTTTAATAGATAAAGAAGTGGGTTTAATTCTAGACCATATAAAGATAAAAACAACACAGGCAATAAACATTCTAAAAAAAATAACTACAAAAGGAGAGTAAAAATTTACTGCTACTTTTAAGGCAACAAAAGAACTCCCCCATAAAAAAGTAGCACCAATCAGGCTTAAATATGCCCAAATAATTTTCATAAAAAAACCTCCTTAAAATAAATATCAATGAAGAAAAATAGAGGCAAGTAAAATAATTCTTTTAGAAAATTAACTATATGTGGAATTTAAAATAAGAGGATAACAAAAAGATGTATCCTACGGTCAAAACCATAAAACATTAGTAAAAAAAGTTGCCAAAAACAAAAAAAATCTATAGAACCAACTCGCTTTGCCCCCGTAGCTCAGGCGGAT is drawn from Desulfonauticus submarinus and contains these coding sequences:
- a CDS encoding DMT family transporter, with the protein product MKIIWAYLSLIGATFLWGSSFVALKVAVNFYSPFVVIFFRMFIACVVFIFIWSRIKPTSLSIKQVKLILLMCFFEPCLYFLFEGFALKYTSAGQASLIVSTLPLMVAILACFTLKEKVNFNTIFGFLLAISGVVLLTMASDVNMHSPSPFLGNLLEFIAMITASGYIILARYLSATFHPFFLAFAQAFIGAVFFLPFMLLFGDINSLELKFWPVVSIVYLGFMVTFLAYSLYNFSLSRLEASKASAFTNLIPVFSIGLSWFLLDEKLNSVQIIGIGLVVLGIIYSQNFLRFLKKV